TCTTTATCTAGAATATCGTACTCTTCGCAATTAGTATCATAATGAGATGACTGTGCACAGAATTTACAGTTTTCCGAGCATTTTCTGCTTTTAGCATTTATTATTGAACACATATCGAATATATTAGAGCAGAAATATTTTCTTATACTATCAGCCGCAGAGCATAATTCTTCTAATGGTGCTTCAACTAATTGCATAGCTTCTTCTTTTGTTATATCATAACCTTTTATTATTTTATCTCTTAATTCTTCTAAAGATATTTCTTTTTTTAAATCTGTATTACTCATATATTRTAATCTCCTATTTATGATAATCTCTTATTTATACTTCTTTATACTTCCTGAAACTATTTTGTCTATTTTACCGTCCTGAAATTCCGCTACAAGAGCAAAAGTTTTATCTATATCTAGTACTTTTACTATATGTTCTTTATTATTTATATTAATAGAAACTTTTTTTCCTATTAAAAATGAGCGTTTTTTATATTCTTCATAAAAGTTAACATCATTAAAATAATAATCATATAAATTTTCTAATATTTTAGCTACTAGAATATTTCTTATATCGCTTTTAGTATTTGAATTAGCATTATTTTTAGAATTTATTGATGCTGCTATATTRTTCAATTCTTTAG
This sequence is a window from Brachyspira sp. SAP_772. Protein-coding genes within it:
- a CDS encoding radical SAM protein gives rise to the protein MSNTDLKKEISLEELRDKIIKGYDITKEEAMQLVEAPLEELCSAADSIRKYFCSNIFDMCSIINAKSRKCSENCKFCAQSSHYDTNCEEYDILDKEKILEQGKSDFNKGVLRYSIVTSGRALYGKEIDEVYDAIET
- a CDS encoding biotin--[acetyl-CoA-carboxylase] ligase, which produces GTGIYMSIILNLKKEKKIFNSSFITTAAAMAVSKSIEEISNENTQIKWVNDVFINGKKVCGILTEGAFSFEDGKLDYAVIGIGVNVNFPKBGFPKELNNIAASINSKNNANSNTKSDIRNILVAKILENLYDYYFNDVNFYEEYKKRSFLIGKKVSININNKEHIVKVLDIDKTFALVAEFQDGKIDKIVSGSIKKYK